In Microbacterium sp. AB, a single genomic region encodes these proteins:
- a CDS encoding sugar transferase, translating into MTTEITRRGQRGADAESAAAATASALTGGTTFPAVLRTASGKVPVVGSTPPPRFDWRRRFARRLLLTDFVVIAAVVFGTQLGWLGVHTPLATAMPIPAWPVLTSYTVLSVVVVLLWTMALALNDTRSDRVIGAGAAEYKRILDASFMLFGIIAIAAFLLKIEIARGYLLIALPTGVLALFLERWLWRRWLARRRATGEYSARVLLVGSERSVAHLGRELKRTKGTGYSVVGACIPTGRVTSDLGGTDIPVLGSVNSVERAIEVTGADTVVITSTDELGPQRVKQVSWALEAGKQHLVLAPSITDIAGPRIHMRPVAGLPLMHVETPRFSPAQRFVKRMMDLFGSLLIVTLLSPLLLVLAAVVKLTSPGPVIYRQTRIGRHGREFGMLKFRSMVVGADKLLEDLIDQQDLGNEVQFKMRDDPRVTRVGRVMRKFSLDELPQLFNVLGGSMSLVGPRPPIQREVEQYDAHVYRRFLVKPGITGLWQVSGRSTLSWDDSVRLDLSYVENWSVMNDLVILLKTGKAALLPGDTAS; encoded by the coding sequence TTGACGACTGAGATCACACGACGTGGTCAGCGGGGCGCGGATGCGGAATCCGCCGCCGCGGCGACCGCCTCGGCGCTCACGGGCGGAACCACGTTCCCGGCCGTGCTGCGCACGGCGAGCGGCAAGGTCCCCGTCGTGGGGAGCACGCCCCCGCCCCGATTCGACTGGCGCAGGCGGTTCGCCCGGCGTCTGCTGCTCACGGACTTCGTCGTCATCGCCGCCGTCGTCTTCGGGACCCAGCTCGGCTGGCTCGGAGTGCACACCCCGCTCGCCACGGCCATGCCGATCCCCGCCTGGCCCGTCCTCACCTCGTACACCGTGCTGTCCGTCGTCGTGGTGCTGCTGTGGACCATGGCGCTCGCCCTGAACGACACGCGCTCGGACCGCGTCATCGGAGCGGGTGCGGCGGAGTACAAGCGGATCCTCGACGCGAGCTTCATGCTGTTCGGGATCATCGCGATCGCCGCGTTCCTGCTGAAGATCGAGATCGCGCGCGGCTATCTGCTCATCGCGCTCCCGACGGGTGTGCTCGCGCTGTTCCTGGAGCGCTGGCTGTGGCGCCGCTGGCTCGCGCGCCGACGGGCGACGGGGGAGTACTCCGCGCGGGTGCTCCTCGTCGGATCCGAGCGCTCCGTCGCGCACCTCGGCCGTGAGCTCAAGCGCACGAAGGGCACCGGGTACAGCGTCGTGGGCGCCTGCATCCCCACCGGGCGCGTCACGAGCGACCTCGGCGGCACGGACATCCCCGTCCTGGGAAGCGTCAACTCCGTCGAGCGCGCCATCGAGGTCACCGGCGCCGACACCGTCGTCATCACGAGCACCGACGAGCTCGGGCCGCAGCGGGTCAAGCAGGTGTCGTGGGCGCTGGAGGCCGGCAAGCAGCACCTCGTCCTCGCGCCGAGCATCACGGACATCGCCGGCCCGCGCATCCACATGCGTCCCGTCGCGGGCCTTCCGCTCATGCACGTGGAGACGCCGAGGTTCTCGCCCGCCCAGCGGTTCGTGAAGCGCATGATGGACCTCTTCGGCTCGCTCCTCATCGTCACTCTGCTGAGCCCGCTCCTGCTCGTGCTCGCCGCCGTCGTGAAGCTCACCTCGCCGGGCCCCGTGATCTACCGGCAGACGCGCATCGGCCGGCACGGACGCGAGTTCGGGATGCTCAAGTTCCGTTCGATGGTCGTGGGCGCCGACAAGCTGCTCGAGGACCTCATCGACCAGCAGGACCTGGGCAACGAGGTGCAGTTCAAGATGAGGGACGACCCCCGCGTGACGAGGGTCGGCCGCGTCATGCGCAAGTTCAGCCTCGACGAGCTCCCCCAGCTCTTCAACGTCCTCGGCGGGTCGATGTCTCTCGTCGGACCGCGTCCGCCCATCCAGCGCGAGGTCGAACAGTACGACGCGCACGTCTACCGGCGCTTCCTCGTCAAGCCCGGCATCACGGGTCTGTGGCAGGTGTCCGGACGCTCGACGCTCTCATGGGACGACAGCGTGCGCCTCGACCTCTCGTACGTGGAGAACTGGAGCGTCATGAACGATCTCGTCATCCTGCTCAAGACCGGCAAGGCCGCGCTGCTCCCCGGCGACACCGCGTCCTGA
- a CDS encoding glycoside hydrolase family 5 protein — translation MTGGRAGRRPSADAGVLVVAAVLVVGALALGLLAASPADREAQVNDPSPSAEEDPSAQESASPQDAAAPASAPVDGAVEGWRTASQTVVADVRPEVGDARDGDVSVAIDAPVVERATTALSTTVEVVPGETYRVSLSARTATASAADVAAALEVDSTRIGFPALSSGWAAVTGTFTAEPGQTRADVRLRLLGPVEGLSIDEISMTPQGGGADVVVDGSFERVRSRTGIVNDTLILPEAAPVLAVRMAEGDATWRVRRAGETVAKGTATLRDGVTPVALDGAPQGYLTVTVTDADGAEASASLAVVDLAGARPVSDGRFGIAAHLLADSNTGAADAIRAVGFGAARHSVTWSASEYEPGVYLFPDEVTRQFDVLASHGIGLLGIVNYENSLYDDGRTPSSPEAVEAFGRYAGVVANRYDVIGLEVFNEFDSLRFNSGECGAEARCYALLVRAAAEGVRAIDPDLPVVVGGISTYDGDWLEELWRGGAIDDTDIVSFHPYNAWDAPERIAGYLADARERMREITGETRPIWLTELGWTTGDERGEGLSLWDQAAYLVRAETTALGSGADRVFWYDLVNDSADDDLHEGNFGLFSQREDGASALRPKPAAFAQTLLIEAIGGRDAAGRDDLAGGAHSYRFGAGDDVVRVAWSTSGTRKATFPSATDVIVTTLRGEVSRVTPEDGRVTVSLTDSPVVIEASDGGDPSSSPSPEAAPEDDRVARPEAGTRVSHSWFRRVRGCPTRRTVRRTRP, via the coding sequence GTGACCGGCGGACGCGCGGGACGGCGGCCCTCCGCCGACGCGGGCGTGCTCGTCGTCGCGGCCGTCCTCGTCGTCGGCGCGCTCGCCCTGGGCCTGCTCGCGGCATCGCCGGCGGACCGCGAGGCGCAGGTGAACGACCCGTCGCCGTCGGCGGAGGAGGACCCGTCCGCGCAGGAGAGCGCATCCCCGCAGGACGCCGCGGCCCCCGCCTCGGCGCCGGTCGACGGCGCGGTCGAAGGGTGGAGGACCGCCTCGCAGACCGTCGTCGCCGACGTCCGCCCCGAGGTCGGGGACGCGCGGGACGGCGACGTGTCGGTCGCGATCGACGCGCCGGTCGTCGAACGCGCGACGACGGCGCTGAGCACGACGGTGGAGGTCGTCCCCGGAGAGACCTACCGCGTCTCGCTCAGCGCGCGCACGGCCACGGCGTCCGCGGCGGACGTCGCCGCGGCTCTCGAGGTCGACTCCACGCGCATCGGCTTCCCGGCGCTGAGCTCGGGCTGGGCGGCCGTCACCGGCACGTTCACCGCGGAGCCCGGGCAGACCCGCGCGGACGTCCGCCTCCGGCTGCTCGGCCCCGTCGAGGGGCTCTCGATCGACGAGATCTCGATGACGCCCCAGGGCGGCGGCGCGGACGTCGTCGTCGACGGCTCGTTCGAGAGGGTCCGGTCGCGGACCGGGATCGTCAACGACACGCTCATCCTGCCCGAGGCCGCCCCCGTCCTGGCGGTGCGGATGGCCGAGGGCGACGCGACGTGGCGGGTCCGGCGGGCCGGCGAGACCGTCGCGAAGGGCACGGCGACGCTCCGCGACGGGGTGACGCCGGTCGCTCTCGACGGCGCCCCGCAGGGGTATCTCACCGTCACCGTCACCGACGCGGACGGCGCCGAGGCGTCGGCCTCGCTCGCGGTCGTGGACCTCGCGGGGGCGAGGCCCGTCTCCGACGGCCGGTTCGGGATCGCGGCCCATCTCCTGGCGGACTCGAACACCGGCGCGGCCGACGCGATACGGGCGGTGGGATTCGGCGCCGCGCGGCACAGCGTCACGTGGAGCGCGAGCGAGTACGAGCCCGGCGTCTACCTCTTCCCCGACGAGGTCACGCGTCAGTTCGACGTGCTGGCCTCGCACGGGATCGGGCTGCTTGGCATCGTCAACTACGAGAACTCGCTCTACGACGACGGCAGGACGCCGTCGTCGCCGGAGGCCGTGGAGGCGTTCGGGCGGTACGCGGGCGTCGTGGCGAACCGCTACGACGTCATCGGGCTCGAGGTCTTCAACGAGTTCGACAGCCTGCGCTTCAACTCGGGGGAGTGCGGCGCGGAGGCGAGGTGCTACGCCCTGCTCGTCCGGGCGGCGGCGGAGGGCGTGCGCGCGATCGACCCGGACCTTCCCGTCGTCGTGGGCGGGATCTCGACGTACGACGGCGACTGGCTCGAGGAGCTGTGGCGAGGCGGGGCCATCGACGACACCGACATCGTGAGCTTCCACCCCTACAACGCGTGGGACGCCCCGGAGCGGATCGCGGGCTACCTCGCGGACGCGCGTGAGCGGATGAGGGAGATCACGGGGGAGACGCGTCCGATCTGGCTCACCGAGCTCGGATGGACGACGGGCGACGAACGCGGCGAGGGGCTGTCGCTCTGGGACCAGGCCGCCTACCTCGTGCGCGCCGAGACGACGGCCCTCGGCAGCGGGGCCGACAGGGTCTTCTGGTACGACCTCGTCAACGACAGCGCCGACGACGACCTGCACGAGGGGAACTTCGGCCTCTTCTCGCAGCGCGAGGACGGCGCGTCCGCCCTGCGCCCCAAGCCCGCGGCCTTCGCGCAGACGCTCCTCATCGAGGCGATCGGCGGGCGGGACGCCGCGGGGCGCGACGACCTCGCGGGCGGAGCCCACTCGTACCGGTTCGGCGCGGGGGACGACGTGGTCCGTGTCGCGTGGAGCACGTCGGGGACGCGGAAGGCGACGTTCCCCTCGGCGACGGACGTCATCGTCACGACCCTGCGCGGAGAGGTCTCCCGCGTGACGCCGGAAGACGGGAGGGTCACGGTGTCGCTGACCGATTCGCCCGTCGTCATCGAGGCCTCGGACGGAGGCGATCCGTCCTCGTCGCCGTCACCCGAGGCCGCGCCGGAGGACGATCGGGTGGCGCGTCCCGAGGCGGGAACGCGGGTTTCTCACAGTTGGTTCCGTAGGGTAAGAGGATGCCCCACTCGCAGGACGGTGCGTCGGACGCGCCCATGA
- a CDS encoding DUF4012 domain-containing protein, with the protein MSRRARREAQRAADAARQLRADESTDVAGFYATGIDAAATERIDLAGRRDDPRRPAGAASAGGTADAPTIAMDVSSGRPAADRTATTRLDTTPSGAAPSSGVAQPPSDPPRPPAKDGGDGEGKASRRRRIRLGVIIGVAVLVVAGLWLGARVLIVKGELESAQRVVNHIQDGGTLEVSVPILGEHAAAAASVAVDPVWRVAEFIPWAGDNLRGVRLAAEALDVVSNDVGVPALEEMSKDTDESIIARILPLLEGSTDDVVRIADGIEGVKDSGSLIAPVQTGVNLVDTVMQLAAPAFEYGPELLGANGERNYLLVFQNNAESVGLGGSAASQTLLNANAGNLAIANQASSADFQEGVPVDVDVDQSALDLYNNYLVDHINTSASRPDFPTMAAITSAFWQRDIADDTIDGVAGIDPVALGYILEATGPITLDTGDVMTSDNAAQLLLSDVYGRWNSYENPDVVDEFFASVAEQVFAKVSTGDFDIQSMLWAVQHGIEGGNILFYSAHDEVQSQIAAERVSGILPKDNEESTTVGVFFRDESASKIDYYMKSNIDVVETCSESSTQVAVTTTLHLDLDQASADALPDYVKSATWGSSQFRTQVYVYGPPGTTVDSVEVDGRQVSLQRDDVVDLDRPVAWFETYLAPSELATVTATFSGEGDFGPLALRSTPMVQATTGAITECG; encoded by the coding sequence ATGAGTCGCCGAGCCCGGCGCGAAGCGCAGCGGGCGGCCGATGCCGCCCGGCAGCTCCGCGCCGACGAGTCGACCGACGTCGCCGGGTTCTACGCGACCGGGATCGACGCGGCGGCGACGGAGCGCATCGACCTCGCCGGCCGGCGGGACGATCCTCGCCGACCCGCCGGGGCCGCGTCCGCGGGGGGGACCGCCGACGCTCCCACGATCGCGATGGACGTGTCGTCCGGGCGGCCTGCGGCCGACCGGACGGCGACCACGCGCCTCGACACGACGCCGTCCGGCGCCGCGCCCTCGTCCGGCGTCGCGCAGCCGCCGTCCGACCCGCCCCGGCCTCCCGCGAAGGACGGCGGAGACGGCGAGGGGAAGGCGTCGCGCAGGCGGAGGATCCGCCTCGGCGTGATCATCGGCGTGGCCGTGCTCGTCGTCGCCGGGCTCTGGCTCGGCGCGCGTGTCCTCATCGTGAAGGGCGAGCTCGAGTCGGCGCAGCGCGTCGTGAACCACATCCAGGACGGCGGCACCCTGGAGGTGTCGGTGCCCATCCTCGGCGAGCACGCCGCGGCCGCCGCGAGCGTGGCGGTCGACCCCGTCTGGCGCGTGGCCGAGTTCATCCCGTGGGCGGGCGACAACCTGCGCGGCGTGCGCCTCGCCGCCGAGGCGCTCGACGTCGTGAGCAACGACGTGGGCGTGCCCGCGCTCGAGGAGATGTCGAAGGACACCGACGAGTCGATCATCGCGCGCATCCTGCCGCTGCTCGAGGGCTCGACCGACGACGTCGTGCGCATCGCGGACGGCATCGAGGGCGTGAAGGACTCCGGCTCGCTCATCGCTCCCGTGCAGACGGGCGTGAACCTCGTCGACACCGTCATGCAGCTCGCCGCGCCCGCCTTCGAGTACGGGCCCGAGCTGCTCGGCGCCAACGGCGAGCGCAACTACCTGCTCGTGTTCCAGAACAACGCCGAGTCGGTGGGCCTCGGCGGATCGGCCGCCTCGCAGACGCTCCTGAACGCGAACGCGGGCAACCTCGCGATCGCGAACCAGGCGTCCAGCGCGGACTTCCAAGAGGGCGTGCCCGTCGACGTCGACGTCGACCAGAGCGCGCTCGACCTCTACAACAACTACCTCGTCGACCACATCAACACCTCGGCGAGCCGCCCCGACTTCCCCACGATGGCCGCGATCACGTCGGCGTTCTGGCAGCGCGACATCGCCGACGACACGATCGACGGCGTCGCGGGCATCGACCCTGTCGCGCTCGGTTACATCCTGGAGGCCACGGGTCCGATCACGCTCGACACGGGCGACGTCATGACGAGCGATAACGCCGCGCAGCTGCTGCTGAGCGACGTCTACGGCCGCTGGAACAGCTACGAGAACCCCGACGTCGTCGACGAGTTCTTCGCGAGCGTCGCCGAGCAGGTGTTCGCGAAGGTGTCGACGGGCGACTTCGACATCCAGTCCATGCTGTGGGCGGTCCAGCACGGCATCGAGGGCGGCAACATCCTCTTCTACAGCGCGCACGACGAGGTCCAGAGCCAGATCGCGGCCGAGCGCGTGTCGGGCATCCTGCCGAAGGACAACGAGGAGTCCACGACCGTGGGCGTCTTCTTCCGCGACGAGTCGGCGTCGAAGATCGACTACTACATGAAGTCGAACATCGACGTCGTCGAGACGTGCAGCGAGTCGAGCACGCAGGTCGCGGTGACGACGACGCTGCACCTCGACCTCGACCAGGCATCGGCCGACGCGCTGCCCGACTACGTCAAGAGCGCCACATGGGGTTCGTCGCAATTCCGAACGCAGGTGTACGTCTACGGCCCCCCCGGGACGACGGTGGACTCCGTCGAGGTCGACGGACGCCAGGTCTCCCTGCAGCGCGACGACGTCGTCGACCTCGACCGCCCGGTGGCGTGGTTCGAGACCTACCTCGCCCCGAGCGAGCTCGCGACCGTCACCGCGACGTTCTCCGGCGAGGGCGACTTCGGGCCGCTCGCGCTGCGGTCGACGCCCATGGTGCAGGCCACGACGGGGGCCATCACGGAGTGTGGTTGA